From one Brevibacterium sp. 'Marine' genomic stretch:
- a CDS encoding PucR family transcriptional regulator, producing MSSNRKSLTREQIFDELMSGLNSVDPLESALLRATNICRGAGLVVNELGEVIRSVGTAPTHLISQWVQDEIFADADRARWDEPKSGAIGRWHVYAQTVRLRSRNHVIVVAVHADAFVEREDDAAVSLILDVLTKLLRAFEGFESFSISNRREESVRVLRDLEAGVSPGREPAIWRLLESFGFVAYEPIRAVRVRLDIADSVSARPTLPPGGGLVIRESEYGASAIEQTVVCSGDFDIESRLDAPGLLGVGVSGLFTALSQVPEMLQTANVALGSVRGTKFAFVDRMRPIEWAAARMSLRFDRRLVAAFLNPIVTKPEASTTLRTYVESGGSIAEVAARLHVHENTVRYRIGQIEKVLDARLTDPRTAAEIVLALQCLDTSELA from the coding sequence ATGAGTTCGAACCGAAAATCACTGACGCGAGAGCAGATCTTCGACGAGCTGATGAGTGGTCTGAACTCAGTAGACCCTCTTGAGTCGGCACTTCTGCGTGCCACGAATATCTGCAGAGGTGCGGGACTTGTCGTCAACGAGCTCGGAGAGGTCATCCGATCTGTCGGTACGGCGCCGACTCATCTCATTTCTCAGTGGGTGCAGGATGAAATTTTCGCAGACGCGGACCGTGCCCGGTGGGATGAGCCGAAGTCAGGGGCAATCGGACGTTGGCACGTCTACGCTCAGACAGTTCGACTGCGTAGTCGCAACCACGTCATTGTCGTCGCCGTGCACGCCGATGCTTTTGTGGAACGGGAGGACGATGCGGCTGTTAGCCTTATCCTCGATGTCTTGACCAAGCTCTTGCGTGCTTTCGAGGGATTCGAATCCTTCTCGATCAGCAATCGACGTGAGGAATCGGTCCGAGTCCTGCGAGATTTGGAAGCCGGAGTCTCGCCGGGACGCGAACCTGCGATTTGGCGGCTCCTCGAAAGTTTCGGATTCGTCGCCTACGAGCCGATCCGGGCAGTACGGGTTCGTCTCGACATTGCAGATTCCGTATCAGCACGACCAACTCTGCCTCCTGGGGGCGGGCTCGTCATCAGAGAGTCTGAGTATGGAGCATCGGCGATCGAACAGACCGTGGTGTGCTCGGGAGACTTCGATATCGAAAGTCGCCTGGATGCTCCAGGTCTTCTCGGCGTCGGAGTATCTGGCCTCTTCACTGCACTGAGCCAAGTGCCTGAGATGCTGCAGACTGCGAATGTGGCACTCGGTTCAGTGCGCGGGACGAAGTTCGCCTTCGTCGACCGAATGCGCCCGATCGAATGGGCCGCGGCACGAATGAGTCTGCGTTTCGATCGTCGGCTAGTGGCTGCATTTCTCAATCCGATAGTCACCAAGCCCGAAGCTTCCACCACACTGCGCACTTACGTGGAAAGCGGCGGTAGCATTGCTGAGGTTGCTGCGCGGCTGCATGTGCACGAGAACACTGTGCGTTACCGAATCGGGCAGATCGAAAAGGTGTTGGACGCACGTCTCACTGACCCACGAACTGCGGCTGAAATCGTACTCGCACTGCAATGTCTCGATACCTCCGAACTGGCGTAG
- a CDS encoding MMPL family transporter, whose translation MPRHLLTSTPPNPDSRRGGPTGGDENDDGTAAATQRHSMGPIRGRKSLIALFAVLLVAWVGISGVGGPYFGKISEVATNDRSSFLPESAESTRAQDQIEKFSDLDYVPAIVVLENSDGVTDDDRSRLDELTQTLVDDDLLAADASPLIPSDDGDALEVILPVSAETTADDVERIRDAIGEAFPIAAAADTSPNQSGSLPTTVADVYVTGPAGFAADLTEAFAGIDGILLLVALIAVFVILVIVYRSPLLPIIVLFTSLAALSASIFVIWHLADAGILLINGQVQGILFILVVGATTDYSLLVVARFRDALRTETDRVRAGLSALKGVLEPIAASGGTVIAGLLVLLLTDLASTRALGPVAAIGIVVAMLAALTFLPAALMTIGRAVFWPFPPRPSNPTKRGLWARIAEAVAKRPRAIWIGLVIVLALPLLAAPQFKASGVAQSEFVLGQSEARDGQDVLAEHFPGGSGSPTQIVVAADDLEEAARAIVDLDGVESLSVTAADSPSGTLSINADGEPEAPRGGPPQASAGSQATPVPTEVDGAVLLEATLTDAADSLAAETTVTDIREAVHDIDAGTLVGGETAVDLDTNTTAEADRALAIPLILLVITVILILLLRSLLAPLLLVALTVLSFGTALGVSALVFNHLIGFDGADPSVPLYAFVFLVALGIDYNIFLMSRVREESLHLGTRRGVLSGLVATGGVITSAGIVLAATFAALAVIPVMFLFQLAFIVTFGVLLDAILVRSLVVPALVHDIGRSVWWPWRKRIPRD comes from the coding sequence ATGCCACGTCACCTCCTGACCTCGACGCCGCCGAATCCCGACTCCCGCCGAGGCGGCCCCACGGGTGGTGACGAAAACGACGACGGCACGGCTGCCGCGACCCAGCGACACTCCATGGGCCCCATCCGCGGGCGCAAGTCACTCATCGCGCTCTTCGCGGTCCTCCTCGTCGCCTGGGTCGGCATCTCGGGTGTCGGCGGTCCCTACTTCGGCAAAATCTCCGAGGTCGCCACGAACGACCGCTCGTCCTTCCTCCCCGAATCCGCCGAATCGACCCGCGCTCAGGACCAGATCGAGAAGTTCAGCGACCTCGACTACGTTCCGGCCATCGTCGTCCTCGAAAACAGCGATGGAGTCACCGACGACGACAGGTCCCGACTCGACGAACTGACGCAGACCCTTGTCGACGACGACCTGCTGGCCGCCGACGCCTCACCGCTCATCCCCTCCGATGACGGCGACGCCCTCGAGGTCATCCTCCCGGTCTCCGCGGAGACCACCGCCGACGATGTCGAGCGGATCAGGGACGCCATCGGCGAAGCCTTCCCGATCGCGGCCGCCGCCGACACGTCCCCGAATCAGAGCGGGAGTCTCCCCACCACGGTCGCGGACGTCTATGTCACCGGACCGGCCGGGTTCGCCGCCGACCTCACCGAAGCCTTCGCCGGCATCGACGGGATCCTGCTGCTCGTCGCGCTCATCGCCGTCTTCGTCATCCTCGTCATCGTCTACCGCTCGCCGCTGCTGCCGATCATCGTCCTCTTCACCTCCCTGGCCGCACTCTCCGCCTCGATCTTCGTCATCTGGCACCTCGCCGATGCCGGCATCCTCCTCATCAACGGGCAGGTCCAGGGGATCCTCTTCATCCTCGTCGTCGGTGCCACCACCGACTACTCCCTCCTCGTCGTCGCCCGCTTCCGCGACGCCCTGCGCACCGAAACCGACCGTGTCCGTGCGGGACTGAGCGCCCTCAAAGGCGTCCTCGAACCGATCGCCGCCTCGGGTGGAACCGTCATCGCCGGACTCCTCGTCCTCCTCCTCACCGACCTCGCCTCGACGCGCGCACTCGGCCCGGTCGCGGCGATCGGCATCGTCGTGGCGATGCTCGCGGCACTGACCTTCCTGCCCGCCGCACTCATGACCATCGGCCGCGCCGTCTTCTGGCCCTTCCCGCCGCGTCCGTCGAATCCGACCAAGCGCGGGCTGTGGGCGAGGATCGCCGAGGCGGTCGCGAAGCGTCCGCGCGCGATCTGGATCGGACTCGTCATCGTCCTCGCGCTCCCGCTGCTCGCCGCCCCGCAGTTCAAGGCCTCCGGAGTCGCCCAATCCGAATTCGTCCTCGGCCAGTCCGAAGCCCGCGACGGTCAGGACGTGCTCGCCGAGCACTTCCCCGGCGGCTCCGGCTCACCGACGCAGATCGTCGTCGCCGCCGACGACCTCGAAGAGGCCGCGCGGGCCATCGTCGACCTCGACGGGGTCGAATCCCTGTCGGTCACCGCCGCAGACTCCCCGAGCGGAACCCTGTCCATCAACGCCGACGGCGAACCCGAAGCCCCCCGAGGCGGCCCGCCGCAGGCATCCGCCGGGTCTCAGGCCACCCCCGTACCCACCGAGGTCGACGGTGCCGTCCTCCTCGAGGCCACGCTCACCGACGCCGCCGACTCCCTGGCCGCCGAGACCACCGTGACCGACATCCGCGAGGCCGTCCACGACATCGACGCCGGGACCCTCGTCGGCGGCGAGACCGCCGTCGACCTCGACACGAACACCACCGCCGAGGCGGACCGGGCACTGGCGATCCCGCTCATCCTCCTCGTCATCACCGTCATCCTCATCCTCCTGCTGCGCTCACTGCTGGCACCGCTCCTGCTCGTGGCGCTGACGGTGCTGTCCTTCGGCACGGCGCTCGGGGTCTCGGCGTTGGTCTTCAACCACCTCATCGGCTTTGACGGCGCCGACCCCTCGGTGCCGCTGTACGCGTTCGTCTTCCTCGTGGCGCTGGGCATCGACTACAACATCTTCCTCATGTCCCGGGTGCGCGAGGAATCCCTGCACCTGGGCACCCGACGGGGAGTGCTCTCCGGACTCGTCGCCACTGGTGGGGTGATCACCTCGGCGGGGATCGTGCTCGCGGCGACCTTCGCCGCTCTCGCCGTCATCCCGGTGATGTTCCTCTTCCAGCTTGCCTTCATCGTCACCTTCGGCGTCCTCCTCGACGCGATCCTCGTCCGTTCGCTCGTCGTCCCGGCCCTCGTCCACGACATCGGACGCAGCGTCTGGTGGCCGTGGCGGAAACGGATCCCGCGGGACTGA
- a CDS encoding TAXI family TRAP transporter solute-binding subunit, protein MTRTLRRPRTLAAAAGIAALTLLATACGGGGGGGGEEGEQSADFITIATGGSSGVYYQVGATMSEILADELGADTSVQSTGASVENLTLIQDGGAELAFTQGDAVDQALAGEGAFDGKQIDSLPVVANLYDQYVQLVTIEGSGIDSIEDIKGKSVSVGDQNSGVELNARTVVDAYGLSYEDFSADYLPYAEAIDQMRNGQLDAAFVTSGLPNSAVTDLATSDDVKVVPFTGDGREKLLSEHDYFGEGEIPAGTYGDSKAAETLTIPNLLVVSPSLSDDAVYDITKTLFDSIDKIQSSHNAAKDITVDNAQDVPVSELAPGAKQYFDEQG, encoded by the coding sequence ATGACGCGCACTCTTCGCCGACCCCGCACCCTCGCCGCAGCCGCCGGTATCGCGGCCCTGACACTGCTCGCCACCGCCTGCGGAGGCGGCGGAGGTGGAGGAGGTGAGGAGGGCGAACAGAGCGCCGACTTCATCACGATCGCCACCGGCGGCTCCTCGGGCGTGTACTACCAGGTCGGAGCCACGATGTCGGAGATCCTCGCCGACGAACTCGGCGCCGACACCTCCGTGCAGTCGACGGGCGCCTCGGTGGAGAACCTCACCCTCATCCAGGACGGGGGAGCGGAACTCGCCTTCACCCAGGGCGACGCGGTCGACCAGGCCCTGGCCGGCGAAGGCGCCTTCGACGGCAAGCAGATCGACTCCCTGCCCGTCGTCGCGAACCTCTACGACCAGTACGTCCAGCTTGTGACCATCGAAGGCTCGGGCATCGACTCGATCGAGGACATCAAGGGCAAATCGGTCTCCGTCGGCGATCAGAACTCCGGCGTCGAACTCAACGCCCGCACCGTCGTCGACGCCTACGGGCTCAGCTACGAAGACTTCAGCGCCGACTACCTGCCCTACGCCGAGGCGATCGACCAGATGCGCAACGGTCAGCTCGACGCCGCGTTCGTCACCAGCGGTCTGCCGAACTCCGCGGTCACCGACCTGGCGACCAGCGACGACGTCAAGGTCGTCCCGTTCACCGGGGACGGACGGGAGAAGCTGCTGTCCGAACACGACTACTTCGGCGAAGGCGAGATCCCGGCCGGCACCTACGGCGACAGCAAGGCGGCGGAGACCCTGACGATCCCCAACCTGCTGGTCGTCAGCCCCTCGCTCAGCGACGACGCCGTCTACGACATCACGAAGACCCTGTTCGACAGCATCGACAAGATCCAGAGCTCGCACAACGCGGCCAAGGACATCACCGTCGACAACGCGCAGGACGTGCCCGTGAGCGAACTCGCCCCCGGAGCGAAGCAGTACTTCGACGAACAGGGCTGA
- a CDS encoding DUF1850 domain-containing protein, which produces MPIDGDDEVAMTWMHSVDKTPWWEYYRAVGDELVLDCTELSLMGAGTPFEAPQTELDGDMVRLCGLDEHFEAVRWIHSHRVHHRIYVNGELLLPTRAIGHHVHAEMIVIGD; this is translated from the coding sequence ATGCCCATCGACGGCGACGACGAGGTGGCGATGACGTGGATGCACTCGGTCGACAAGACCCCCTGGTGGGAGTACTACCGGGCCGTCGGCGACGAACTCGTCCTCGACTGCACGGAACTGTCGCTGATGGGAGCGGGCACCCCGTTCGAGGCCCCGCAGACCGAACTCGACGGTGACATGGTCAGGCTCTGCGGCCTCGACGAGCACTTTGAAGCCGTGCGGTGGATCCACTCCCACCGCGTCCACCACCGGATCTATGTCAACGGCGAGCTCCTGCTGCCGACCCGGGCCATCGGCCACCACGTCCACGCCGAGATGATCGTGATCGGAGACTGA
- a CDS encoding TRAP transporter permease, producing the protein MTNALPAEAPPPESIDTVEKYDRESRTRDIWSTKWALPLTVFAVGLSLYQIYYALFGGPPTLVHRGIHVGAILVLCFAVQRFRLRETRSTPPWFDWLAIAGSVAIAVYLAVVFDRLTVSGGRFETIDVVFSVLCLVLVLEAARRVTGLVLPILAVLFIVYDYYGRSMPGLFRHRGYDLDRIVTFMYESTEGIFSTAIGVSSTYIFLFILFGAILQKSGMGQFFNDIAMALAGQARGGPAKVAVLASGFLGSINGSAIANVVTTGAFTIPMMKRVGYQRNFAGAVESAASVGGQIMPPIMGAAAFIMAETLGVPYTQIVLVAIIPAVLYYLGILIQVHLRATSQGLRGISRENLPAVMDVMKERGHLLLPLLFLLYMLFFSGTTILFAAVTTIFVTIAAAMVRKSTRMSLLDIVHALRDGALTAVSVAVACACVGIIVGVATQTGFGVKLAGTIVTIGGGFLLPTLLMTAVACIILGMGLPSIPAYIIVATMAAPALVQLDVAPLAAHLFVFYFGLFANITPPVALAAFAAAGLSGGSPMRTGFLAMRLALGGLIVPFVFVYQPELLMLDGSAVDTIRAAVILLIGVTLLAVAAEGHMFVPLPIWLRIVLALGAIGLVTPNHVLDLVGAVVALAALGAAMFMAKRQERLHWREI; encoded by the coding sequence ATGACGAACGCACTGCCCGCCGAGGCTCCGCCGCCGGAGTCGATCGACACAGTCGAGAAATACGACCGCGAATCGCGCACACGCGACATCTGGTCGACGAAATGGGCGCTGCCGCTGACGGTCTTCGCCGTCGGACTCTCCCTCTACCAGATCTACTACGCCCTCTTCGGGGGACCGCCGACCCTGGTCCACCGCGGCATCCACGTCGGCGCGATCCTCGTCCTCTGCTTCGCCGTCCAGCGCTTCCGCCTCCGCGAGACGCGCTCGACCCCGCCCTGGTTCGACTGGCTGGCCATCGCCGGCTCCGTGGCCATCGCCGTCTACCTCGCGGTCGTCTTCGACCGGCTGACCGTCAGCGGCGGCCGGTTCGAGACCATCGACGTCGTCTTCTCCGTCCTCTGCCTCGTCCTCGTCCTCGAGGCGGCCCGGCGGGTCACCGGCCTCGTGCTGCCGATACTGGCCGTGCTCTTCATCGTCTACGACTACTACGGGCGGTCGATGCCCGGTCTCTTCCGGCACCGCGGCTATGACCTCGACCGGATCGTCACCTTCATGTACGAGTCCACCGAGGGCATCTTCTCCACGGCCATCGGCGTGTCCTCGACCTACATCTTCCTGTTCATCCTCTTCGGCGCCATCCTGCAGAAGTCGGGGATGGGGCAGTTCTTCAATGACATCGCCATGGCCCTGGCCGGACAGGCGCGCGGCGGTCCGGCGAAGGTCGCCGTGCTCGCCTCCGGATTCCTCGGGTCGATCAACGGTTCGGCGATCGCCAACGTCGTCACCACCGGTGCCTTCACGATCCCGATGATGAAGCGGGTGGGCTACCAGCGCAACTTCGCCGGTGCCGTCGAATCGGCCGCCTCGGTGGGGGGTCAGATCATGCCGCCGATCATGGGCGCCGCGGCCTTCATCATGGCCGAGACCCTCGGGGTTCCCTACACGCAGATCGTCCTCGTCGCCATCATCCCGGCCGTGCTCTACTACCTCGGCATCCTCATCCAGGTCCACCTGCGGGCGACGAGTCAGGGTCTGCGCGGCATCAGCCGGGAGAACCTGCCGGCGGTCATGGACGTGATGAAGGAACGCGGGCACCTGCTGCTGCCGCTGCTGTTCCTGCTCTACATGCTCTTCTTCTCCGGGACGACCATCCTCTTCGCCGCAGTGACGACGATCTTCGTCACGATCGCGGCGGCGATGGTGCGCAAGAGCACCCGGATGTCGCTGCTCGACATCGTCCACGCCCTGCGCGACGGGGCGCTGACCGCGGTGTCCGTGGCGGTGGCCTGTGCCTGTGTGGGCATCATCGTCGGCGTCGCCACGCAGACCGGGTTCGGCGTCAAGCTGGCCGGGACCATCGTCACCATCGGCGGCGGATTCCTCCTGCCGACGCTGCTGATGACCGCGGTCGCCTGCATCATCCTGGGCATGGGGCTGCCGTCGATCCCGGCCTACATCATCGTCGCCACGATGGCCGCGCCCGCCCTCGTCCAGCTCGACGTGGCACCCCTGGCCGCTCATCTCTTCGTCTTCTACTTCGGGCTCTTCGCCAATATCACCCCGCCCGTGGCCCTGGCGGCCTTCGCCGCGGCCGGTCTGTCGGGTGGGTCTCCGATGCGCACCGGATTCCTCGCGATGCGCCTGGCCCTCGGCGGGCTCATCGTGCCCTTCGTCTTCGTCTATCAGCCCGAGCTGCTCATGCTCGACGGCTCGGCGGTGGACACGATCCGGGCCGCGGTCATCCTGCTCATCGGGGTCACTCTGCTCGCGGTCGCAGCCGAAGGACACATGTTCGTGCCGCTGCCGATCTGGCTGCGCATCGTTCTGGCGCTCGGGGCGATCGGTCTGGTCACGCCCAACCATGTGCTCGACCTCGTCGGTGCGGTCGTGGCGCTCGCGGCACTCGGTGCGGCGATGTTCATGGCCAAGCGGCAGGAGCGGCTGCACTGGCGAGAGATCTGA
- a CDS encoding MarR family transcriptional regulator: protein MIRQNGPIKIAAWRLMMEKYQDFMTRFEAEFRARHELSANEFDVLINARPATQVRQRDLLRSLVISRSALSRLLGKLEKRGLVRQEPDPDDQRGVLVTLTEAGVRLCDEAAETNAEVIFAGFAGVTDAEAEEIFQLVSKICPVG, encoded by the coding sequence ATGATCAGGCAGAACGGCCCGATCAAGATCGCCGCATGGCGGCTGATGATGGAGAAGTACCAGGACTTCATGACGCGGTTCGAAGCGGAGTTCCGGGCCCGCCACGAACTGAGCGCCAATGAGTTCGACGTCCTCATCAATGCCCGACCTGCAACTCAGGTCAGACAGCGGGATCTGCTGCGCAGCCTCGTCATCAGCCGCAGTGCGCTCAGCCGGCTGCTCGGCAAGCTCGAGAAGCGGGGGCTGGTCAGGCAGGAACCCGACCCGGATGATCAGCGCGGGGTGCTCGTCACCCTCACCGAGGCGGGGGTGAGGCTCTGCGACGAGGCGGCCGAGACGAATGCCGAGGTCATCTTCGCAGGCTTCGCCGGAGTCACCGACGCCGAGGCGGAGGAGATCTTCCAGCTCGTGTCGAAGATCTGCCCGGTCGGGTAG
- a CDS encoding pirin family protein, with protein MSNVETRPEQVVCTAGGLPGPNCDQQGRSPVEIITAREVPLGGPRAMTVRRTLPQRQRSLIGPWCFVDHYGPADVSVTGGMDVAPHPHTGLQTVSWLFEGAIQHIDSGGNAGLVLPGEVNLMTAGRGICHSEVSTDDTTTLHGVQLWLALPDATRHQPEREFEHFEPEPVLLDGGEMLVFLGRLGEGSSPVRTHTPLVGAEIRLDPGAAIDLPVDPRFEHGLLVDSGDISLENVDLPVASIGYTGIGVDELRIANRSDDPGRFILIGGEPFTEEIVMWWNFVGRTHEEIARYREEWQAEGDRFGVVDGYVGKGGPGQNADGMGRLPAPRLPDVTIRARKNPPPQVQR; from the coding sequence ATGAGCAACGTTGAGACCCGTCCCGAACAGGTCGTCTGCACGGCCGGAGGTCTTCCCGGCCCCAACTGTGACCAGCAGGGACGTTCGCCGGTCGAGATCATCACCGCCCGCGAGGTGCCGCTGGGTGGACCCCGCGCGATGACAGTGCGGCGGACCCTGCCTCAGCGCCAACGCTCGCTGATCGGTCCCTGGTGCTTCGTCGACCACTACGGTCCGGCCGATGTCTCCGTCACCGGCGGAATGGACGTCGCACCGCACCCGCACACCGGACTGCAGACCGTGAGTTGGCTGTTCGAAGGCGCCATCCAACACATCGACTCCGGCGGCAACGCAGGCCTCGTCCTGCCCGGCGAGGTCAACCTCATGACCGCGGGCCGAGGCATCTGCCACTCCGAGGTCTCGACCGACGATACGACGACCCTGCACGGCGTTCAGCTGTGGCTGGCTCTGCCCGATGCCACCCGCCACCAGCCCGAACGCGAATTCGAGCACTTCGAACCCGAACCCGTGCTGCTTGACGGCGGGGAGATGCTCGTCTTCCTCGGCCGCCTCGGCGAGGGATCCTCACCGGTGCGCACGCACACTCCGCTGGTCGGCGCCGAGATCCGCCTCGATCCGGGCGCAGCCATCGACCTGCCCGTCGATCCGCGGTTCGAGCACGGCCTCCTCGTCGATTCCGGTGATATCAGCCTGGAGAACGTCGATCTGCCGGTCGCATCGATCGGCTATACGGGCATCGGCGTCGATGAACTGCGCATCGCCAATCGCAGTGACGACCCCGGTCGGTTCATCCTCATCGGCGGTGAGCCGTTCACCGAAGAGATCGTCATGTGGTGGAATTTCGTCGGCCGCACCCACGAGGAGATCGCCCGGTACCGCGAGGAATGGCAGGCCGAAGGCGACCGTTTCGGCGTCGTCGACGGCTACGTCGGCAAGGGCGGGCCCGGGCAGAACGCCGATGGGATGGGCAGGCTCCCCGCGCCGAGGCTGCCCGACGTCACGATCAGAGCACGGAAGAATCCGCCCCCGCAGGTGCAGAGATAA
- a CDS encoding GNAT family N-acetyltransferase, which yields MPKTFEDKTGAQVTVSLNDATQAYEVAVADGTVAGSAFFLPGPDAETERIFYHTVVDEQFGGRGLSKILVAEALDDSRERGVTVVPVCPLFVTKLQETGDDYAALGGKFRNATGADFDIVERHS from the coding sequence ATGCCGAAGACATTCGAGGACAAGACCGGCGCCCAGGTCACGGTCTCGCTGAACGATGCAACCCAGGCGTATGAAGTCGCCGTCGCCGATGGGACCGTCGCCGGGAGCGCATTCTTCCTGCCCGGACCCGACGCGGAGACCGAACGCATCTTCTACCACACGGTCGTCGACGAGCAGTTCGGCGGTCGCGGACTGTCGAAGATCCTCGTTGCTGAGGCACTCGACGACTCTCGCGAACGTGGTGTGACCGTCGTGCCAGTCTGCCCGCTCTTCGTCACGAAGCTGCAGGAGACCGGTGATGACTACGCTGCGCTGGGCGGGAAGTTCCGCAACGCGACGGGCGCCGATTTCGACATCGTTGAGCGGCACAGCTGA
- the arr gene encoding NAD(+)--rifampin ADP-ribosyltransferase produces MAAALDEGPFFHGTRAELAPGDLLTAGYASNYRPEVTMNHIYFTSLVDGAGLAAEVAALNSGSPHVYEVEPLGDFVDDPNVTDKKFPGNPTRSFRSSEPLRIVREVTDWKRLSEQDLHMWRERLAAIRADDDKEIIN; encoded by the coding sequence ATGGCTGCAGCACTCGATGAAGGACCTTTCTTCCACGGCACCCGTGCCGAACTCGCCCCCGGAGACCTGCTGACCGCAGGGTACGCCTCGAACTACCGGCCTGAAGTGACGATGAACCATATCTACTTCACCTCGCTCGTCGACGGGGCAGGGCTCGCCGCCGAGGTGGCCGCACTCAACTCCGGATCTCCGCACGTCTACGAGGTCGAACCCCTCGGCGACTTCGTCGACGACCCGAACGTCACGGACAAGAAGTTCCCCGGCAACCCCACACGGTCCTTCCGCAGCAGCGAACCCCTGCGCATCGTTCGCGAGGTCACCGACTGGAAACGACTGAGCGAGCAGGACCTGCACATGTGGCGCGAGCGCCTCGCGGCCATCCGTGCAGACGACGACAAAGAGATCATCAACTGA
- a CDS encoding Nramp family divalent metal transporter: MSAETTSQTKNAASAPTSWAGRLRLIGPGIVLALASVGASDMITTMNSGAEYGLALIWVFTVGIILKFVLSEAVSRLQMSGDRSLLSHLTRFGGRTFPILFLIAELLVGLFFGAGVIAVTTSILQAIFPVLPFWPTAIVVLLSAAVLVGIGRYGIVEKAMMGFGILMFFGILALAISVFQGQDAQEVAAATIAPTFPNTSIITVMSLIGGVGGATGILAYSFWIREKAWRTPDWKPVVRLDLVISYGLVFVFAVAMSAVGAFILYGQGFTIADNDALFAIADDLIGRIGETGRLVFLISFLAVVYTSVLGGFSGIAYVTADCLRVLRRYPHQDEPAHEMSAKSFEFRGALVYLSIATLVIMSLGKPVTLVLVYAAISAFILPVLALALLVILNRSTVPAQLRNTKWSNLLLGICLALFGFLAALQVRESVMGFIG; this comes from the coding sequence ATGTCCGCCGAAACGACATCGCAGACGAAGAACGCCGCCTCGGCGCCGACATCATGGGCTGGACGCCTCCGCCTCATCGGTCCGGGGATCGTGTTGGCACTGGCCAGCGTCGGCGCTTCGGACATGATCACGACGATGAACTCCGGCGCCGAATATGGTCTGGCGCTCATCTGGGTGTTCACGGTCGGCATCATCCTCAAGTTCGTCCTCTCCGAGGCGGTGTCGCGGCTGCAGATGAGCGGCGACCGGTCACTGCTGTCCCACCTCACCCGGTTCGGCGGGCGGACGTTCCCGATCCTGTTCCTCATCGCCGAGCTGCTCGTCGGGCTGTTCTTCGGTGCCGGCGTCATCGCGGTGACGACGAGCATCCTGCAGGCGATCTTCCCGGTCCTGCCGTTCTGGCCGACCGCGATCGTCGTGCTCCTCTCCGCCGCGGTGCTCGTCGGAATCGGCCGGTACGGAATCGTGGAGAAGGCGATGATGGGCTTCGGCATCCTCATGTTCTTCGGCATCCTCGCCCTGGCGATCTCCGTGTTCCAGGGTCAGGATGCTCAGGAAGTCGCCGCGGCAACGATTGCACCGACGTTCCCGAACACCTCGATCATCACGGTGATGTCGCTCATCGGTGGGGTCGGGGGAGCGACCGGCATCCTCGCCTACTCGTTCTGGATCCGCGAGAAGGCGTGGCGGACACCCGACTGGAAGCCTGTGGTGCGCCTCGACCTGGTCATCAGCTACGGACTCGTCTTCGTCTTCGCCGTGGCGATGAGTGCTGTCGGTGCCTTCATCCTCTACGGTCAGGGCTTCACGATTGCGGACAATGATGCTCTGTTCGCCATCGCCGATGACCTGATCGGGCGGATCGGTGAGACCGGGCGGCTCGTGTTCCTCATCAGCTTCCTCGCCGTGGTGTACACGAGTGTGCTCGGCGGGTTCTCCGGGATCGCCTACGTCACCGCCGACTGCCTGCGCGTTCTGCGCCGGTACCCGCACCAGGACGAACCGGCCCACGAGATGTCGGCCAAATCCTTCGAGTTCCGCGGCGCCCTCGTCTACCTCTCGATCGCGACGCTGGTCATCATGAGCCTCGGCAAACCGGTCACTCTCGTCCTCGTCTACGCGGCGATCAGCGCGTTCATCCTGCCGGTGCTCGCGCTCGCCCTGCTCGTCATCCTCAATCGGTCGACCGTGCCGGCGCAGCTGCGCAACACGAAGTGGTCGAACTTGCTGCTGGGCATCTGCCTCGCCCTGTTCGGATTCCTCGCCGCCCTGCAGGTGCGGGAGTCGGTGATGGGGTTCATCGGGTGA